One region of Candidatus Thorarchaeota archaeon genomic DNA includes:
- a CDS encoding nucleotidyltransferase domain-containing protein has protein sequence MLQDIEAARRRNEKSLRAALERLLAYFRQLGAERVVLFGSLASGKVNEWSDIDLLVVMPSDRPGKEWRRTISGEVERPVALDLLVFTSSELDENLPASSLLREIMANGVVLYEK, from the coding sequence ATGCTTCAGGATATTGAGGCAGCCCGAAGGAGAAATGAGAAGAGCCTTCGCGCAGCACTTGAGCGTCTGTTAGCTTACTTCAGACAGTTAGGAGCAGAGCGTGTGGTCCTCTTTGGCTCTCTGGCAAGTGGGAAGGTGAATGAGTGGAGCGATATCGACCTGCTGGTGGTGATGCCTTCGGACAGACCGGGGAAGGAATGGCGCAGGACCATCAGTGGAGAGGTGGAGCGACCGGTAGCTCTCGACCTGCTCGTATTCACCAGTTCAGAGTTGGACGAGAATCTCCCTGCGAGTTCCTTGCTCAGAGAAATCATGGCAAATGGAGTTGTGCTCTATGAGAAATGA
- a CDS encoding HEPN domain-containing protein: protein MRNDISEAARWLAQAEDELRDARLLADQCRFYLALYLSQQSAERALKAFLYSRGIGPLLTHSVALLIETAAQLDSAFSRVARAKRLDDYYIPTRYPNGLPGGIPSRYFDDAEEVEEAIGMSESIMALVKERTEESSH, encoded by the coding sequence ATGAGAAATGACATCAGCGAGGCTGCCAGATGGCTGGCACAGGCTGAGGACGAACTCCGCGACGCTCGTCTTCTTGCGGATCAGTGTCGGTTCTATCTGGCTCTGTATCTGTCCCAACAGAGCGCTGAGAGGGCATTGAAGGCGTTTCTTTACAGCAGGGGTATTGGACCTCTCCTGACGCATTCTGTCGCACTGCTCATCGAAACCGCAGCGCAACTCGATAGTGCATTCAGCAGAGTTGCGAGGGCGAAGCGTCTCGACGACTACTACATCCCAACACGCTATCCAAACGGACTGCCCGGAGGCATCCCCTCCCGCTACTTCGATGATGCCGAGGAGGTAGAGGAGGCAATTGGAATGAGCGAGAGCATTATGGCACTGGTCAAGGAGCGGACCGAAGAGTCCAGCCATTAA